The Nitrospiraceae bacterium genome segment TGCGACTTGGCGCGGACCAGGCTGGCGCTTTACGAAGAAGGGCGGAGTCGATCGGCAAGCACGTCGCCCGCCAACTCCTCCAGGATCTCGAGTCCGGTGCGACACTGGACCGGTTCGCCGCGGATCAGATCATTCCCTTTGCCGCGCTGGCGGGAGGCGAGAGTCGGTTTATCATCCCAGCCGTGACGGATCATGTATTGACGGGCGCCTGGCTGGCTGATTTATTTCTTGGCGCGCGCGTGAGGATCGACGGTCGACGAATGACCATCGACGGAGTTGAATTCTGGCCGAATCGTGATCGCAAAACCAGTTAACAAGACTCCTCTCCATATGGATTCTCTTCACCCATCCAGTCAGCCGCCGACGCGGTTCATGGCCGATGCGATGCTCGGTCGCCTCGCGCGGTGGCTCCGCATCCTCGGTTATGACACGGCATATGAAAAGATCATCCCGGACGAGGTGTTGATCGAGCGTGTGCTCGGGGAGAATCGGTGGCTCCTCACCCGCGACGGATACCTGGCACAACGCAAAGTGCTCCGTGGTCGTCATACCTTGATCGCGAGCGGCCACATCGACGACCAACTCCGTCAGCTCCATGATCAACTGTCCCTTCACCTTGATCTTGCCGAACACGGACAGTTCCGCTGCGCCGACTGTAACGCCGCGCTCCATCCCATTTCCGCTGAAGAGGCGTCGGCTCTGGTTCCACCCTTCGTCGCACGGCATTACCACGAGTTCCTGCAATGCGACTCCTGCGGCCGCGTCTACTGGCCGGGGACTCACTGGGAAGCGTTGACCGGCCGGCTCGCTCTCATCAAGAAAGGAGAGAGGGGCACCGATCGATGAACGTCTCTCTGTTCCACCCATGGAACGTGACGCCGCAGGAGGCTGTGCAGATTCAAGAACAGCTTCGACGAAAGGTCTTGTCGCGCGGGCGAGTGCCTCGTCCGGCGCTGGTCGCCGGAGCCGACGCGGCGTTCGATCTTGAAAGCCGGCTGGTGTTCGCCGCGGTGGTTGTGCTGTCGTTTCCCGATTTGGAACGGGTCGAGACGGTGATCCACCGCGACCGCTGCACGTTTCCCTACATCCCCGGCCTGCTATCGTTTCGTGAATCTCCCGCCCTGCTCCACGCATTCGCCCGACTCCGGCACGATCCCGACGTCATCTTTATCGATGGGCACGGCCTCTCACATCCTCGATCAGCAGGGATCGCCTGCCATATCGGCATCTCTGTGGACCGACCGGTCATCGGATGTGCCAAATCCAAACTCACCGGCGAGTTTCGCGAGCCAGGCCTAGCCCGCGGAGCCACCTCCATGCTGTATGATCCCCAGGGCAAAGTAATGGGCGCAGTCGTTCGGACGCGCGATCGAGTCAAGCCGGTCTTTGTGTCGGTCGGCCATAAAATCAGTCTCGCTGAAGCCGTTCGCCTCACCCTGGCCTGCGGGAGAGGCTACCGAATTCCTGAACCGACGCGACAGGCAGACCTGCTGGCGGAGCGGGCCAAGAAGGAAAACCGCCCATGAGAACTCTCGGTTGTCTCCCGCTCCTATTGTTCCTGCTGTTGCTTGCACTCCTGCCCTTCGTGTTCGGAGAGCTCTTCTCCACCGCCCTCATGAAACTGCGCCTGACCCCCCCGCGCAGCCCTGTGGGTGATTCTGGGTATCCTGGTTGGAAGCAGTATCAACATTCCCGTCAGACGCATCGCACGGAACGAGGACGTCGTGGAGGACCCGCTCGCCCTCTTCGGCATCTCTGGATGGTGGCCACAGTTCCGACGTGTTCGACGGGAAACGATCATTGCCGTCAACGTCGGCGGCTGCCTTATCCCGGTCGGCTTGGCCTTTTACGAGACAGCCCACCTCATGATCGAAAACTGGCATAGCCTCGTCGGATTGGTTCTTGCCATTCTCGTGAACACACTGGTCTGTTACCGGTTGGCCCAGCCCATAGAGGGCATTGGTATCGCGATGCCTGGTCTCTTTCCTCCGCTCGTTGCCGTGATGAGCGCCCTGCTGTTGGCTCCCGATCAAGCCCCTCCCGTGGCCTTCGTGGCCGGCGTGCTGGGGCCGCTGATCGGAGCCGATCTTCTGCACCTCCGCGACGTCTCCAAGATCGCCACTGGCATCGCGAGCATCGGCGGCGCCGGTACCTTCGACGGCATCGTGCTCTCGGGAATTGTCGCGGCGTACCTGGCGTGAAAGGACGACGGAGGTTACTGCACGTTGATCGTGCCTATTTGTTCAGCGGTCTCGATCATCGTTCCAAAAGCCCTGCACTTGGCCTGCATGGTTCGCTTAAGGAACTGCCACTCCTGCTCATTAGCCAGACGAACTCCGAAATCCTCGATGCGGGTGGGGTAGAGTCTGATCCGCGTCATTCCGTTCATCTCCCGTTCCAGCACAAACAAGAACGACAGATCGTTACGCTCATCCCTGTCAACCATATAGTCGTCGATAAAATCGCCCGTCGCGTAGAGGATGGTTTTCCCCTTGTAGAGTTCAATCCCCTGAGGGGTATGGTTGGAATGCCCCCAGTAGAGGTCCGCTCCCATTTCGATAAGATCATGAGCCAAAGCTTGCATCGCTCGTGAGGGCGCTCCCCAATTGGGACCCACATGGGCACTGACGATCACCAGATCGGACTGCCGCCGCGTTGAGGAAATGATCTGCGCCAGTCGCGACCGGTGCGGTTCCGCCAGCCCGCGCTCGCTGTAGGTGACATAGTTGATACCAGGCTTCGTCATGGTCGCTTCCCACTCCGGCTCATTGTCCGTCAAGGCGACGACGGCCACACGCGCATCCGGCAACCTGAACGAGGCGGGAACGCACGCTTCCTCCAATGTCGCACCGGCGCCTGTTCGCTTAATGCCTGTCCGGTCCAGCAACTTGAGGCAATCCACGAGTGCGTCAGTACCAAAATCCAACACGTGATTATTTGCCAGCGTGACGCCATCGATCTTGGCTGCTTGAAGAAAATCCACGGCACGGGAGCCGGCGCGAAAGTGAAATTCTTTCGTGGTTGGATGCCACTCCACTCCCTGATCGCTGATGACGCATTCCAGATTGATCAGTCGACAGTCGGCCGCGAGCATGACCGGCAGAACATCGCCCCACAGGGCCTGGGGACGCACGGACCGGTTCTGGATCACATATTGATTCACCAGCCGCCCGAGCATGACATCTCCTGTCAATGCAATGCGCATCTTAGTTCACAATTTGACCAAACGAATGGAAGTCATTATCCCGCCTGCTCGGGTCGCAAAAGACGCTCCCCGAGTCTGACGGCCTGGAGCTGACTCTGAGCCGTCTCCGGTTCCTGGA includes the following:
- a CDS encoding Mut7-C RNAse domain-containing protein, producing the protein MDSLHPSSQPPTRFMADAMLGRLARWLRILGYDTAYEKIIPDEVLIERVLGENRWLLTRDGYLAQRKVLRGRHTLIASGHIDDQLRQLHDQLSLHLDLAEHGQFRCADCNAALHPISAEEASALVPPFVARHYHEFLQCDSCGRVYWPGTHWEALTGRLALIKKGERGTDR
- a CDS encoding DUF1614 domain-containing protein, with amino-acid sequence MILGILVGSSINIPVRRIARNEDVVEDPLALFGISGWWPQFRRVRRETIIAVNVGGCLIPVGLAFYETAHLMIENWHSLVGLVLAILVNTLVCYRLAQPIEGIGIAMPGLFPPLVAVMSALLLAPDQAPPVAFVAGVLGPLIGADLLHLRDVSKIATGIASIGGAGTFDGIVLSGIVAAYLA
- a CDS encoding CapA family protein: MRIALTGDVMLGRLVNQYVIQNRSVRPQALWGDVLPVMLAADCRLINLECVISDQGVEWHPTTKEFHFRAGSRAVDFLQAAKIDGVTLANNHVLDFGTDALVDCLKLLDRTGIKRTGAGATLEEACVPASFRLPDARVAVVALTDNEPEWEATMTKPGINYVTYSERGLAEPHRSRLAQIISSTRRQSDLVIVSAHVGPNWGAPSRAMQALAHDLIEMGADLYWGHSNHTPQGIELYKGKTILYATGDFIDDYMVDRDERNDLSFLFVLEREMNGMTRIRLYPTRIEDFGVRLANEQEWQFLKRTMQAKCRAFGTMIETAEQIGTINVQ
- the nfi gene encoding deoxyribonuclease V (cleaves DNA at apurinic or apyrimidinic sites), translated to MNVSLFHPWNVTPQEAVQIQEQLRRKVLSRGRVPRPALVAGADAAFDLESRLVFAAVVVLSFPDLERVETVIHRDRCTFPYIPGLLSFRESPALLHAFARLRHDPDVIFIDGHGLSHPRSAGIACHIGISVDRPVIGCAKSKLTGEFREPGLARGATSMLYDPQGKVMGAVVRTRDRVKPVFVSVGHKISLAEAVRLTLACGRGYRIPEPTRQADLLAERAKKENRP